The genomic stretch TCATGAGAAGGATGCGATCTCCCTTCTTCACCGTTCCGTCAAAAACGCGGATCTTGATCACCACTCCCATATAAGGATCGAAATAAGAATCATAGATTAATGCTTTCAGCGGCCCCTTAGGATCTCCGGAAGGCGAAGGAATCTGTCTTGTGATCTCTTCGAGAACAGCTTGCACGTTTAACCCTGTCTTTGCAGAGATCGCTACAGCATTCTCCGCATCCAGTCCCAAACTGTCTTCGATCTGAAGCTTGGTCTTTTCAACATCCGCTGCGGGAAGGTCGACCTTATTCATTACTGGAATAATGGCCAGATCTTGTTCCATGGCCAGGTATAAGTTCGCTAAAGTCTGAGCCTCCACTCCTTGGCTCGCATCCACTATGAGTAGAACTCCCTCACATGCCTTTAAAGAGCGAGAAACTTCGTATGTAAAGTCCACGTGCCCCGGCGTGTCGATGAGATTCATCGTGTATGTATTTCCGTCCGCAGCCAGATAATTGAAGGTGGCGTTATTCGCCTTAATTGTGATCCCTCTCTCCCTTTCTATATCCATGGAGTCGAGGATCTGATCCTTCTTGGTCCTATCGTCCGTGATCCGGCCGATTTCCAAGAGTCGATCCGCAAGAGTGGACTTCCCGTGGTCGATATGGGCAATAATGGAAAAATTACGGATGAATTTCTGGCGATCAGACATTGTTAAAAACAAATTCCGTGGGGAAACCCCCACTGAAAAGCCTTTTATACTGATAAGAAAGCGAAACAACTTGCTCTCTGGAAAGCCCTCGGAGCAAGTTTGGCATGATTAAGAAGACCTTAGATCTTCTGAGTGACTAGACCGTCCGGCTGGATATTTGTGCATGTGCCGAAAAGCACTGTAACAACCGGGCGAACTCCCAATGCCGCAAAATTCTTAATCTCTTCGGCACATGAATCTACATCTGCCTTTGCATAGTATTCAGTCGGAGTGAAATTTGCTAAGATAGGTGGAAGAACAATATTATTGATATAAGTAGCCCCACTTGCATCCTGAGCCGCAACGGCATACAAGGCAGCTCCGGTAGTGGCAGCCTCTTGGATCTTGGTCTTAGCCACACTTCCCTTATAACGATCTGTGGCTCCCGTTTGGTTGGCTACCGCGCAATTTGCGAGAAAATAGAAAAACGACGCGACTGCTAGGATTTTTACCCGCATCTTAAAACCTCTTTTAAAATGTAATGATTCGCAATTTGAAATTTTCGAGAAAACTCTTCAATTTACAACTAGTTTTAGGCTCCAGAATTTATTTCCAAGGATTTTTGGAGAAGTAGGATTCACGCGTCTCTTACCTTCTTGAACACTTAGCTAAGGATAGAGATCCCATTTTTTTCCAAATTCTCCCGGTTACATACAAACTGAGCGATATCTATTTGTTTGTGATGATCGAAAAGAAAAGTAGTCATCCTTCCTACAAATCTTCCCTCATATTCCTCTTCTGCAAAGCGAAGCCAGGAAACGATATCGATGATCTCGTGACAGAGAAATTCATAGTTATAACCCGACTTGGCATCCAAAAATTTTTCTCTTGGATTATAGATCTTATCCTCGTCTAGCAAGAGAACATTTTCTAGAGTAAACGGATAATCCTTAAGACCTCCAGCAAGTCCGATCTGATAGAAATTCTCGGCATCCTTCTTATTTCTAAA from Leptospira semungkisensis encodes the following:
- a CDS encoding TIGR04452 family lipoprotein, producing MRVKILAVASFFYFLANCAVANQTGATDRYKGSVAKTKIQEAATTGAALYAVAAQDASGATYINNIVLPPILANFTPTEYYAKADVDSCAEEIKNFAALGVRPVVTVLFGTCTNIQPDGLVTQKI